The nucleotide sequence GAAGTAGGGAAACATGTTTATTTGATATCATCTAGTGATGCCAAACCAGCTTGAGTTTGCTGAGTCATTTCAACATCCAGTAAAAGGCTTCTATATAAAGAAAAAGCGACTATGAAACAGTCTATCTAAAGACAAAGAACATGTTAGTTGCATGAACATAGAGAGTGAAATGTTTGCTGATTCATATGTTTTCTTGTGCATGCGAATCTGGGTTTTTTTATAAATAGCTAGTTGCTGGCAACAACATTTTAATTTCTCAAAAGTCTATGAAGGAAACACATATTTGAGAATTCCTAAGTCTAAATAATTTTAGTTCCCAGTCTCTTCTATAACTGTTACAGCTTTTAGTCTCCCTATTCTTAGAGTTCTCAATCTTCATTCATAACTGAAACCTTAGTGTGAAGTATTGATCATCATCTAATGGCACACTTCTCAATGCTCATGCAGGTTTTTAACTAATTCTTACCTTCGTGAAGAGGCTCCGAATAGCCATGTTGTTGAGCAGCGTGTTGAATGGTGAGTCCACTATCCTTTATTTCCACTTTATTAGTAATATGATTCTTACTGAACAATTCAACTTAGCCTTTTTCCCCATCCTATATCATCAACATGTACGTTCATGtgcatgttatatatatatatatatattttttttattgaatctaGTGTCTCCGGGTCTTTGACCCGACTACTCACTAGGCCACCCGCCATGTGCATGTTATATATGTGAATATGATTTTAGATTGATTGAATGTCGAATCAGTCAaacgtttaattttttttcctgtttGATTACCTTCTGATCAATGattttgttgtgattttgaTCATTTGAAGGCTGTACGCATTCGATGTGCACTGCAACTCTTTCTTCCCGATGTTTGTTCTGCTTTATGGTAATTAATACAAAACATTGTTTTCCTTATCGTATTGTTAATCTCAAATGTGTGAAATAATGCTTCTGATCTCTTGGTTCTGCAGTGATCCATTATTTTCTATCTCCAATTCTGGTAGCTCATGGCTTCATTCCGGTATTGCTATCAAATTTGATATTCATGGTGGCCACTTCATACTATCATTATCTCAACTTCTTAGGTTATGATGGTAAGCTAAAGATTTCGTTATGAGCTCAAGAGTTTTCATTCAAATGTTTAGGTTCAGATGGTGTGATGGGTTCATAGTTCATACCCATGCTGTTTATGGTGGATGGTATCTTTTTAGGAATCACCACAaccatattatatattatataagtgCGGTTTTGGATGTGGATACAAAGTAATGTTGCTTAAAGGCGAAGGTTTATGAATTCAATCAGCTATTTTAATCAGCGAAATGTGCAATTGATTTGTCAAACAAGGACTGGTATTCAGCTAAACAGTTCACCTCATCATTTATGCGTAGTCCTTTCACTGCTTATGCAGTGGAGAGAGGTGGCCAGCATTACAGATCCTTACATGTCAATTCTAGCATTCTTCTCTATAGTCAGTAATGTTGAATTCTCTTCAAGTtctgtttttctgttttttggaGTTCTCTTGCAATTAAGTTGGCTCATCAGCTTGTAATGTAACGCAATGACTTTAGAGTTGAATACAACTATGTTGAGTTGTTCAGTTGGTTTTTTATTTCCATCTACGATAAGAACTCTATGAAGCAAACTTGTCAATGATATAATAGTATGTTAGGGACTTGAGGAAGAGCGAAGTGATGGGTGATTTATTTTGAGAAAATATCAGTGCTAGTATGCGTTCATGCGTCATAGTGATTACATGTCCTATTTTTCGCAGTACTGCCCTTTCTGGAGAGGACCACTTTCTTCCTATATCCAATCAGTGTTGTCATTGTCCTCTCTCCGATCTGTAAGTGTTGCATGAacgttttcctttgattttactTTGCTTTCCAGTACACATTATGTTGAAATTGTTTGTTTCCTCTTGTCTGCAGTGATTTTGAGTGGCTTCAATCCTTCAAGATATTTTATGAACATGTACTTTAGTCAACGAGTATGGATTTAATTGAGTCAAACATTTAAGACAGCACATATGTTACGCATGGGGTACTAATTCAGAGGCCACAACGCGAGAAGTCATTGGCGGATTCTTGATTGCTTATATATGATATGATTATCAGCAGCAGGTCACATAGGAAAAAGCTTGTGTGGCTTCCTTTGTAGGCATTTTACCACTGTGAATGGAAATCGGAACCAACAAAGATAGGGCTTCAAGTGTGTTTTTAGAGATTTTAGGTTACGAACATTGATCCAGAGATGTATCGAACGCTACGATTTGTCTGCATGTCAAATCTATGCTTTGCATTtacataaattttttaaaaattgcaGTCGACATCTATTGCAGGTACTGTACCAGTTGTACCAACATATGCATTGGGGTCAATTGAATAGGTCCGGTTCAGCGTACATGTTCGGTAGGTAATCTTTCCTTTCGTCATGCCGAGTGTTGTATTTTACATGTATGATGGATTAGCaacaactccgcctatgtcttacatggccggtcccaagcccggataaaggaggagggggagggcgtcaggtagtcgacagccggcactccatgatcacgtcgaatccttatgaaaatgaatccagaacaaaatcgcgctaaagctagggcgtcacccgtaagtggcgcgctgtgtggcctgagcacagtgataagtgagcaagggtcgctgtatctccatcggcacccggatgcagtgttaaatgagcaagggggccatagaaacttcttttcgaacgactccactcaaagttgtttgggagcatatgctcctatcaactttacccgggacacacaaaagaagtactttgatcctattagacgggggagggtgaagaagctaggacagaagggtagagttcaagagagcaaaatgcgtttaggaacgtggaatataggaaccttaacgggaaaatctatggaagtagtggaagttatggtgaggagaaggataaatattatgtgcctacaagaaactaagtgggttggtagtaaggcaaaggatctagaaaactcagggtttaaactttggtattcgggcacaaatagaacgagaaacggtgttggcatcatcgtggacaagaccttggtacaagatgttgtagatgtcaagagggtaggagatagaatcatggcaatcaagattgtaataggacaagaacttatcaatgtgattagtgcgtacgcacctcaagtagggttggatacgagttcgaaggagaaattttgggaagatcttggagacttggtgcaaggaattgctcagacggagaagttatttataggaggagatttaaatggacacgtgggcagggagacaggcaactatggaggttttcatggtggccatggttttggggagagaaacgaggatggggaagctatcttggattttgcaatggcatatgatctcttcttagccaacaccttctttaagaagagagaagaacatgtgatcacctacaagagtgggtcgtcaaaaacacaaatagattttcttctaatgaggaaaggggatcgtataacttgtaaggattgcaaagttataccaggagagagcgtggctaatcaacatcgcttgttggtgatggatgtacatatcaaaagagtaagacaaaagaacaagacttggaagtgcccaaggactagatggtggaatctaaaagaagaaaaacaagccattttcaaagagaaggtaatcacccaatgtgtatgggatagagagggggaagctagccaaatgtgggattccatggctagttgtatccgaaaagtagcaaaagaggtattaggagagtccaagggctttgccccacaccaaaaggaatcttggtggtggaatgaggaggtacaaacaaaggtgaaggctaagaaggaatgttgtaaagccttatacaaggagaggactgatgaaaatggt is from Malus sylvestris chromosome 5, drMalSylv7.2, whole genome shotgun sequence and encodes:
- the LOC126623523 gene encoding uncharacterized protein LOC126623523, whose product is MLPTTSRGRSSSSASRMNPMFIQYLRRIIKWQQMDIEYTFWQMLHLCTSPKVVYQHTKYHKQTKNQWARDDPAFVVICSLLLAVATLAYCAAYDHSAAHAVFVVISVLLFHFLFLGMLLATFCWFLTNSYLREEAPNSHVVEQRVEWLYAFDVHCNSFFPMFVLLYVIHYFLSPILVAHGFIPVLLSNLIFMVATSYYHYLNFLGYDVLPFLERTTFFLYPISVVIVLSPILILSGFNPSRYFMNMYFSQRVWI